Part of the Arthrobacter gengyunqii genome is shown below.
TGCCCCAGTGCCGACGACGCCGCCGCTTTGCCCATCATTGCCAAGAAGTCGCAGATTCCCGTGATTGCGGACATCCACTTCCAGCCGAAGTATGTCTTTGCGGCCATCGACGCCGGCTGCGCCGCCGTTCGCGTGAACCCCGGAAACATCCGCAAGTTCGATGACCAGATCAAGGAAATCGCGCAGGCGGCAAAGGATCATGGAACATCCATCCGCATCGGCGTCAACGCCGGCTCGCTGGATCCCCGGTTGCTGGCCAAGTACGGCAAGGCAACGCCTGAGGCGCTGGTGGAATCCGCTGTCTGGGAGGCGTCCCTCTTCGAGGAGCACGATTTCCACGACTTCAAGATTTCCGTCAAGCACAATGATCCCGTGGTCATGGTCCGGGCCTACGAGCTCCTGGCCGAACGCGGCGACTGGCCGCTGCACCTGGGTGTGACCGAAGCCGGTCCGGCGTTCCAGGGAACCATCAAGTCCGCCACCGCCTTCGGGGCACTCCTGTCCAAGGGCATCGGCGACACCATCCGCGTCTCCCTGTCGGCTCCGCCGGTGGAGGAAATCAAGGTGGGCAACCAGATCCTGCAGTCGCTGAACCTGCGTCCGCGGAAGCTGGAAATCGTGTCCTGCCCGTCCTGCGGCCGCGCCCAGGTGGACGTGTACACTCTCGCTGAGCAGGTCACCGCCGGACTTGAGGGCATGGAGGTTCCGCTCCGCGTCGCCGTCATGGGCTGCGTGGTCAATGGACCGGGCGAGGCCCGCGAAGCTGACCTCGGAGTGGCCTCGGGCAACGGCAAGGGCCAGATCTTTGTGAAGGGAGAAGTCATCAAGACTGTTCCCGAAGACCAGATCGTTGAGACCCTCATTGAAGAGGCTATGAAGATCGCAGAGAGCATGGGGGAGCCTGATGGCGAAAATGCTGGCACGGGTGGCCCCATGGTTACTGTCGGCTAAAACCGTGACAACCGTCCGCAGCGGACAGGACGTCCGCGGCGGCAGTTCCGGTACGCTGCGGATCCTTGGCGGCGAGGACACTGCGGCTCTCCGCGCCCTCGCCGAGCAGGACCCGGTGGCGAACATCTTTCTGCTGTCCCACCTCGAAACAACCCGCACGGCGGCGCCCACTTCGGCCGGCGGACGGATTGTGGGGGTGTTCGACGGCGGAGACCTCACCGCGGCCTGCTGGTCCGGCGTCAACGTGGTTCCGGTGGGGGTGACGGCTGAGAACGGGCCGGAAATTGGCCGGTTCCTCGGCCGGTCGGGGCACCGCTATTCCTCCATCTTTGGTCCGGCGGAAGCCGTGCTGTCCATTTGGTCCGAGCTGCAGCACTCCAGCCCCCGGCCCTTCGACGTGCGCAGCGACCAGCCCCTGCTCCAGATGACCGGAGTTTCCCCGGTGCAGCCGGCTCCGGGACTGCGCTACGCCCAGCCTTCGGAACTGGATGTCCTGCTGCCGGCCTGCGCCGCCATGTTCGAAGAGGAAGTGGGCTATTCGCCGATCAGCGGCGGGAGCCACCACTACCGGCAGCGGGTCAAGTCCCTCATTGCCCGCCGGCAGTCCCTGGTGGACTTCGATGCCTCAGGCCAGGTGGTGTTCAAAGCCGAGCTGGGCACGGTTTCCAGCAGTGCGGTTCAGGTGCAGGGCGTGTGGATGAACCCCGCCTACCGCGGCCGCGGACTGAGCGCCCCCTATATGTCAGCCGTGGTTGAGGCAGCCCGGCAGGTTGCCCCGCTGGTGAGCCTGTACGTCAATTCCTACAATGCTCCGGCCCGCGCCACCTATGAGGCCGTGGGATTCGAGCAGGTGGGCACCTTCGCCACCATCCTCTTCTGAAGCGCCGTGTCCTGAAACGCCGCAATTTCGCGTGAGGCGCGTCACGGCCCTAGGATCGTCAGTGCACTTCCGATGAGGAACGTGCATTGACTATCACGTTCCGTCGCCGGTCTGGCCGGCAGCGGAGCAACACTGGGGGAAACATGAAGAACACCATGAAAGCCGGTGCCCTGTTGCTTGCGGGAATGCTGGCTCTTTCTGCCTGCGGCAGTTCCGATGAGCCGGCCGAGGCCTCGGACGGAGAGACAGTGTCCTCCCCGTCGCCAACGGCCACACTGGCCGTCGGGCAGGAGCAGTACACAGCAGATGAACTCCTTGCGGCCCTCGAGGCAGTGAACGCCGCTCAGGGCGGAACCGGCGTCATATCCGACGATGCGACCCTCCGTCAGTACCTGGACGAGCAGTCACTGCCCGAGGGCATCACGATTACCCCCGCGACGTGCGAGGGGATCGCCAGTTTCGCGAACTTCTTCGGGGATGTGGAGCAGGCCAACATTGCGTCCGTGAGACTCGGCTCCGATCAGAAGCTCACGCTGGTCAGCCACCCGGAAGCCTCGGCCCTGGACACGCTGATGGAGGACAATGAAACCGGGCTGAGCGAATGCGCCGAGTTTGAGATGGGCGACGACGAATTCACCGCCGCCGGCACCACTGAGCGCCGCGATGTGTCCACGGAGGCACCGACAACGCAGGCCTTCACCCTGACGATGACTGCCGAAGGCACCACCCTGAGCGGTTTGAAGGTCTCAGCCGCTTCGGGCACCACCAACGTTGTGGTCACCGACAGTGACGCAGCGGACCCGGAGGAAGCATCAGCCCAGGCCGCGGAACTCATCGACGCGGTCCTCGCGGAGCTGGAGAAGTAAGCACTGCACAAGCTTGGTCCTTTCCGAACGGGAAGGTACAGGAATCAACAGCACGGTTGCCCGGGAACGGCCCGGCCAACAGAAAATACTGGGGGAACAACCATGAAGAAATCCATGAAAGCCGGAGCACTGCTTGTGGCAGGCGTTTTTGCACTTTCCGGCTGCGGCAGTTCGGACGACGGCAGCGAGGCCGCGTCCGAATCCTCGCCGTCGGCAACCGCCACGCCCACGCCCACCCTGGCCGTGGGCCAGAGCCAGTACACGCCGGAAGAGCTTGAGGCCGCACTCCAGGCCGTCAAGGCTGATCAGGGCCTGAGTGGAGAAATCGCCAATCAGGAAATGCTCAGTCCGCTGCTTCAGGAAGCCCCGGATGCCTTGGCCGGAGTCACCATCACCCCTGAAAAGTGTGATGTGCTGGCCACCACCGACATCGCAGGCATACTGGAAAGCGCCAACATGGCGATGCTGATGCTCACGGCAACGGATATGCTGATGATTGCCAGTCATCCGGACGAATCGGTGATGGAAAAGCAGTTCGCCGATAACAGCCTCCTGCTGGAAGAATGTGCGCAATTCCAGATGGAAGCTGCCGGACAGGTCATGACCGCGAGCATCGAACCCGTTGACGCGACGACGGATGCCGAGCAGACGCAGGCCTTCCGGACGGCCATCACCGCAGGCGAGGAAGTGACCGAATCAACGCAGCTCAGCGTCGTCTCCGGCACCACCAATATCCAGATCACGTTGAATGGCCCCGAGGGCGGCGCATCCATGTCCAAGGCCGAGGATCTCGCCAACGCCCTGCTCGCAGAACTGGCGAAGTAGCTGACACAACCCCCGCAACCAACCGTTCAGGGTAGACGACCCGAACCAGCGCGAACCGGGGCCGGACCTGCACCGCAGGGCCGGCCCCGCCGTCGTCGTCCGCTTGTCCGGCAGCGGGGGCGGCAGGCGCTAGATTAGAGGGGAGCAGTATTTCCCTCATTTGTCCCAGCATGAATGCAGCCACCGGCTGCAGAAACGGATACCCAGCGTGGTCCTTCGACTCTCCACTCTTTTCCTGCGCACCCTGCGCGAAGATCCCTCCGACGCGGACGTTGCCAGCCACCGCCTCCTGGTGCGTGCCGGTTACATCCGCCGCGCCGCTCCCGGCATCTATTCCTGGCTGCCGCTCGGGCTGCGCGTTCTGAATAAGGTCGAGACCATCATCCGCGAGGAAATGGCCGCCATCGGAGCGCAGGAAGTGCATTTCCCGGCCCTGCTGCCGCGTGAACCCTATGAAGCCACCAACCGCTGGACCGAGTACGGAGACAACCTGTTCCGGCTGCAGGACCGCAAGGGCGGCGACTACCTGCTGGCTCCCACGCACGAGGAAATGTTCGCCCTGCTGGTCAAGGACCTGTACAACTCCTACAAGGACCTGCCGGTCTCACTGTTCCAGATCCAGAACAAGTACCGCGACGAGGCCCGCCCCCGCGCCGGCCTGCTGCGCGGCCGCGAGTTCATCATGAAGGATTCCTACTCCTTCGACATCGACGACGACGGCCTGGAGGCCAGCTACCAGGCGCACCGCGGCGCGTACCTGCGCATCTTCGAGCGCCTCGGCCTGGAGATTGTTGTGGTGTCCGCTGTTTCCGGCGCCATGGGCGGTTCCAAGAGCGAGGAATTCCTGCACCCCACCCCGGTGGGCGAGGACACCTATGTCCGCTCCGCCGGCGGCTATGCCGCAAACGTCGAAGCCGTCACCACGGTACGCCCCGCCGACATTGACTACGCCGGAGCACCTGCGGCGAAGGTCGTGGACACGCCTGACACGCCCACCATCGACACTCTGGTGGCTGTGGCAAACGAACGGTTCAGCCGCGAATCGGGGGAGTGGACGGCTGCTGACACCCTGAAGAACGTTGTCCTGGCCGTGACGCTGCCCACCGGCGAACGCCGGATCGTCGTCGTCGGCGTTCCCGGAGACCGCGCCGTGGACCTCAAGCGCATCGAAGCCAACATTGCCGCGCACGTCGAAATCGGCGGCGAGCTGGAAGTGGAAGCAGCCACCGACGAGGACATCAAGAAGCATCCGGGTCTGGTCAAGGGCTACATTGGCCCGGGCCTGTCCACGGAGGAGCCGGTTCTCGGCACCGAGTCGGCCACCGGCCTGTTGTACCTGGTGGACCCGCGCGTGGTCTCCGGCACCAGCTGGATCACCGGCGCCAACTCCGCCGGCAAGCACGTCATTGGCCTGGTGGCCGGGCGCGACTTCACCTGGGACGGCGTCATCGAAGCTGTTGAAGTCCGCGAGGGCGACGAGGCTCCGGACGGAACCGGTCCCCTGGAAGCGGCTCGCGGCATTGAAATGGGCCACATTTTCCAGCTCGGCCGCAAGTACGCCGAGGCACTGGGCGTGAAGGTGCTGGACAAGAACGGCAAGCTGGTCACCGTGACCATGGGCTCCTACGGCGTTGGGGTCACCCGTGCCGTCGCAGCGCTGGCCGAGTCCAACCACGACGACAAGGGAATCGTCTGGCCGCGCTCCGTCGCACCCGCCGATGTCCACGTGGTGGCCACCGGACGCGGCGAGGAAATCTTTGAAGCGGCAGCCAAGCTGTCCGAGGAACTCGAAGCTGCGGGACTGGAAGTCATTTACGACGACCGTCCCAAGGTGTCCCCGGGCGTGAAGTTCGGCGATGCCGAGCTCATTGGTGTTCCGACCATCCTGGTGGTGGGCCGCGGCCTGGCCGACGGCGTCGTGGAAATCAAGGACCGTGCCACCGGCAACGCCGAGAACGTTCCCGTGGCCGAAGCGGTGGAGTACGTGCGCCGCGCAGCGGC
Proteins encoded:
- the ispG gene encoding flavodoxin-dependent (E)-4-hydroxy-3-methylbut-2-enyl-diphosphate synthase — translated: MTSVNLGMPAAPPPTLAPRRKTRQIKVGSVGVGSDFPISVQSMTTTPTTDINATLQQIAELTASGCDIVRVACPSADDAAALPIIAKKSQIPVIADIHFQPKYVFAAIDAGCAAVRVNPGNIRKFDDQIKEIAQAAKDHGTSIRIGVNAGSLDPRLLAKYGKATPEALVESAVWEASLFEEHDFHDFKISVKHNDPVVMVRAYELLAERGDWPLHLGVTEAGPAFQGTIKSATAFGALLSKGIGDTIRVSLSAPPVEEIKVGNQILQSLNLRPRKLEIVSCPSCGRAQVDVYTLAEQVTAGLEGMEVPLRVAVMGCVVNGPGEAREADLGVASGNGKGQIFVKGEVIKTVPEDQIVETLIEEAMKIAESMGEPDGENAGTGGPMVTVG
- a CDS encoding GNAT family N-acetyltransferase — translated: MTTVRSGQDVRGGSSGTLRILGGEDTAALRALAEQDPVANIFLLSHLETTRTAAPTSAGGRIVGVFDGGDLTAACWSGVNVVPVGVTAENGPEIGRFLGRSGHRYSSIFGPAEAVLSIWSELQHSSPRPFDVRSDQPLLQMTGVSPVQPAPGLRYAQPSELDVLLPACAAMFEEEVGYSPISGGSHHYRQRVKSLIARRQSLVDFDASGQVVFKAELGTVSSSAVQVQGVWMNPAYRGRGLSAPYMSAVVEAARQVAPLVSLYVNSYNAPARATYEAVGFEQVGTFATILF
- a CDS encoding proline--tRNA ligase yields the protein MVLRLSTLFLRTLREDPSDADVASHRLLVRAGYIRRAAPGIYSWLPLGLRVLNKVETIIREEMAAIGAQEVHFPALLPREPYEATNRWTEYGDNLFRLQDRKGGDYLLAPTHEEMFALLVKDLYNSYKDLPVSLFQIQNKYRDEARPRAGLLRGREFIMKDSYSFDIDDDGLEASYQAHRGAYLRIFERLGLEIVVVSAVSGAMGGSKSEEFLHPTPVGEDTYVRSAGGYAANVEAVTTVRPADIDYAGAPAAKVVDTPDTPTIDTLVAVANERFSRESGEWTAADTLKNVVLAVTLPTGERRIVVVGVPGDRAVDLKRIEANIAAHVEIGGELEVEAATDEDIKKHPGLVKGYIGPGLSTEEPVLGTESATGLLYLVDPRVVSGTSWITGANSAGKHVIGLVAGRDFTWDGVIEAVEVREGDEAPDGTGPLEAARGIEMGHIFQLGRKYAEALGVKVLDKNGKLVTVTMGSYGVGVTRAVAALAESNHDDKGIVWPRSVAPADVHVVATGRGEEIFEAAAKLSEELEAAGLEVIYDDRPKVSPGVKFGDAELIGVPTILVVGRGLADGVVEIKDRATGNAENVPVAEAVEYVRRAAAQ